A genome region from Gouania willdenowi chromosome 9, fGouWil2.1, whole genome shotgun sequence includes the following:
- the fam222aa gene encoding protein FAM222A codes for MLACLQRRQNPPPQHPVYTSKTLDPSQAFGRKCELVVPTHSPRYPTAAELDAYAQKTANNPLSIKIFPTNIRVPQHKHLNRTVNGFDTTGQRYAPYPHLHTGGHHGLLAIVKASSSSSLTSTFVPSKGVLKNSEGRRTKLSPVHIAVAPYPAPSNSTLASGHGQMVYHTGSSKPPEGSRLSVPPNVTVAGSVMSVNGGRGLAMPAQSNLPSIQSIIYQINQHCQAQALQQVGQGAPTTHSNSSPSKQTATVMGASSTSSGGGYVIGMGPQANMVYTGPGLTAQNAEAMKTGVYADSMDYILWQKQQQQHAVLRMYSGGSGGGGAISKSPETCVPGGGIMAAQVSSSSSRPYHLTASASGGGGMDKVSSSPLNCVGMHGNFSVGQYFAPPWNSVLVTPDSDCYNPQELLGTSAGGPATGHREMGYPHHHYHHPHHHQHHPAIDSGGGMCCSLPSKSLCNTSVLSSSLQSLEYLINDIHPPCIKEQMLGKGYETVSVPRLLDHQHAHIRLPVYR; via the coding sequence GTGAGCTGGTGGTTCCCACACATTCTCCTCGCTATCCCACGGCGGCAGAACTGGATGCCTACGCTCAGAAGACAGCCAACAACCCACTTAGCATTAAAATCtttcccacaaacatcagggTTCCCCAGCACAAGCACCTTAACAGGACAGTGAATGGCTTTGACACCACAGGACAGCGCTACGCTCCCTACCCTCATCTCCACACAGGTGGCCACCACGGCCTTCTTGCCATCGTCAAGGcctcatcatcgtcatcattgACTTCCACCTTCGTCCCTTCAAAAGGTGTCTTAAAGAACTCAGAAGGCAGACGGACTAAACTATCTCCAGTGCATATAGCTGTCGCCCCATACCCAGCCCCTAGTAATAGCACTTTAGCCAGTGGCCATGGCCAGATGGTTTATCACACGGGGTCCTCAAAACCTCCTGAGGGCTCCAGACTCTCAGTCCCCCCAAATGTCACTGTAGCTGGCTCAGTGATGTCTGTAAACGGGGGCCGGGGCCTGGCCATGCCCGCACAGTCTAACCTCCCCTCCATTCAAAGTATAATCTATCAGATCAACCAGCATTGCCAGGCCCAGGCTCTGCAGCAGGTGGGTCAGGGGGCGCCCACTACACATTCAAATTCCAGCCCCTCTAAACAGACCGCAACTGTCATGGGAGCCTCTTCCACCTCGTCAGGGGGAGGCTACGTGATCGGAATGGGTCCTCAGGCTAACATGGTGTACACAGGGCCAGGGCTGACGGCCCAAAACGCAGAGGCCATGAAGACTGGCGTATATGCAGACAGTATGGACTATATTCTTTGGCagaagcagcaacaacagcacgCTGTGCTCCGTATGTACAGTGGAGGCAGCGGGGGAGGGGGGGCCATAAGCAAGTCTCCGGAAACCTGTGTCCCAGGAGGGGGAATTATGGCTGCCCAAGtgtcctcttcttcttctagacCTTATCACCTAACGGCGAGTGCCAGCGGAGGAGGCGGCATGGACAAAGTTAGCTCCTCCCCTTTGAACTGTGTAGGGATGCATGGGAACTTTTCAGTGGGTCAGTACTTCGCCCCGCCTTGGAACAGCGTGCTGGTGACCCCGGACAGTGACTGCTACAACCCCCAGGAGCTTTTGGGCACCTCGGCGGGAGGGCCGGCCACTGGCCACAGAGAAATGGGCTACCCTCACCACCACTACCACCACCCCCATCACCACCAACACCACCCTGCCATCGACAGCGGGGGAGGGATGTGCTGCAGCCTGCCCAGCAAAAGCCTGTGTAACACGTCAGTGCTGAGCAGCAGCCTCCAGTCTCTGGAGTACCTAATCAATGACATCCACCCACCCTGCATCAAGGAGCAGATGCTCGGCAAAGGCTACGAAACTGTGTCGGTACCACGTCTGTTAGACCACCAGCACGCACACATCCGCCTCCCTGTGTACAGAtag